In Halorubrum sp. PV6, a single window of DNA contains:
- a CDS encoding redoxin domain-containing protein — protein sequence MIDVGVTAPDFIAPAVTAGTAAELELFRLVDRHDAVVCCFAPANFVPTCTAALAGVRDAGWHGRDDLAVVALTGDSLYAGFAYADRFEFPFPIVSDFHGTVAESYDLLAESWEGHSQIPRRAVVVIGGDWTVRFAEATIDALDRPAPSPVQNATAALRDIGIDVDRPRVDYDGPW from the coding sequence ATGATCGATGTCGGCGTCACGGCTCCCGACTTCATCGCCCCCGCGGTCACCGCCGGGACCGCCGCGGAACTGGAGCTGTTCCGGCTCGTCGACCGCCACGATGCGGTCGTCTGCTGTTTCGCGCCCGCGAACTTCGTCCCGACCTGTACCGCGGCGCTCGCCGGTGTCCGCGACGCGGGCTGGCACGGCCGCGACGACCTCGCCGTCGTCGCCCTCACCGGCGACTCGCTGTACGCGGGGTTCGCGTACGCCGACCGGTTCGAATTCCCCTTCCCGATTGTCTCAGACTTCCACGGGACCGTCGCCGAGTCGTACGACCTCCTCGCCGAATCGTGGGAGGGTCACTCGCAGATACCGCGCCGGGCGGTCGTCGTGATCGGCGGCGACTGGACGGTGCGGTTCGCCGAGGCGACGATCGACGCGCTCGACCGCCCGGCGCCCTCGCCCGTCCAGAACGCCACCGCCGCACTTCGCGATATCGGCATCGACGTCGACCGCCCGCGAGTGGACTACGACGGGCCGTGGTGA
- a CDS encoding 30S ribosomal protein S19, which translates to MSSDYRTGREGKEFAYRGHSLDELQEMDVEEVAELLPARQRRSIVRGLGTEQQKLLETVRSRDKETTADNPIRTHLRDMPVLPEFVGVTFSVYNGHSFERVQVEPEMIGHYLGEFHLTRSTVEHGQAGIGATRSSKFVPLK; encoded by the coding sequence ATGAGTTCAGATTACCGCACCGGCCGCGAGGGCAAGGAGTTCGCCTACCGCGGTCACTCGCTCGACGAGCTACAGGAGATGGACGTAGAGGAAGTCGCGGAACTGCTCCCCGCTCGCCAGCGGCGAAGCATCGTTCGCGGCCTCGGCACCGAACAGCAGAAGCTGCTGGAGACGGTCCGGAGCCGCGACAAGGAGACGACGGCGGACAACCCGATTCGAACGCACCTGCGCGATATGCCGGTGCTGCCGGAGTTCGTCGGCGTCACCTTCTCCGTGTACAACGGACACAGCTTCGAGCGCGTGCAGGTCGAACCCGAGATGATCGGTCATTACCTCGGTGAGTTCCACCTGACTCGAAGCACCGTCGAACACGGTCAGGCCGGCATCGGCGCGACCCGGTCCTCGAAGTTCGTGCCCCTCAAGTAA
- a CDS encoding DedA family protein, with product MFGSHAATALALVDSYGAIAIFAVFALEGALVGKMLPARTLFVTAVVAVGVEAVAVLPVFAAAVVGATVGQSVVFVAVRRFDADPTSLRLVPVDEGQLEGVGRWFDRWGLPAVAASNAVPGTRGWLAVPTANASSVSAPRFAAASLVGSVAYVGALAAVGVAVVFGFGDALGAFGAGAVAYL from the coding sequence GTGTTCGGTTCTCACGCCGCCACGGCGCTCGCCCTCGTCGACAGCTACGGTGCGATCGCCATTTTCGCGGTCTTCGCGCTCGAAGGCGCGCTCGTCGGGAAGATGCTCCCGGCGCGGACCCTGTTCGTCACCGCCGTGGTCGCCGTCGGCGTCGAGGCGGTCGCGGTGCTGCCGGTGTTCGCCGCGGCGGTGGTCGGCGCGACCGTCGGCCAGTCGGTGGTGTTCGTCGCGGTGCGCCGGTTCGACGCGGACCCCACGTCGCTCAGGCTGGTCCCGGTCGACGAGGGGCAGTTGGAGGGCGTGGGGCGCTGGTTCGACCGATGGGGCCTGCCGGCGGTGGCGGCCTCGAACGCGGTCCCCGGCACCCGCGGCTGGCTCGCCGTCCCAACCGCGAACGCCTCGTCCGTCTCCGCGCCGCGGTTCGCCGCCGCGTCGCTCGTCGGGTCCGTGGCCTACGTCGGCGCGCTGGCCGCCGTCGGCGTCGCCGTGGTGTTCGGGTTCGGTGACGCCCTCGGCGCGTTCGGCGCCGGCGCGGTCGCGTATTTATAA
- a CDS encoding acyl-CoA carboxylase subunit beta, translating to MKVHVGAAATPEEAEAIAKSLAEHLGVGVDVHVGERAEPAASADPPAVDYPLDDDLGPTDRERALREEIDDILEGGPEKYRQRLPEQGKLFVRDRLDLWFGGEGGTRGAGDASATDGDPAGLHFEDGKFAAFDDWHPNAPTGDEEDAATDDRLPGDGLLTGAAEFEGRDVHFMANDFTVKAGSMAAKGVEKFLRMQQRALKTGKPILYLMDSSGGRIDQQTGFFANREGIGKYYYNHSMLSGAAPQICVLYGPCIAGAAYTPVFADFTVMVEGMSAMAIASPRMVKMVTGEEIEMDDLGGPRVHAEESGSADLVARDEEHARELVADLVGYLPDKAGEKPPKREPKPPKFSPEGIDELIPASPNRPYDVRDLLDRIADAESVFELKEGYGSEIVTAFCRIDGRPVGVVANDPTVRSGAIFPDAAEKAAEFIWTCDAYEIPLLYLCDTPGFMAGSGVEKDAILEKGKKMIYATSSATVPKQTVVTRKAYGAGIYAMGGPAYDPESVIGLPSGEIGIMGPEAAINAVYARKLAAIDDPEERAETEARLREEYREDIDIHRMASEVVIDEIVAPSSLREELAARFAFYEDVEKDLPDKKHGTVL from the coding sequence ATGAAAGTCCACGTCGGCGCGGCGGCGACGCCCGAAGAGGCCGAAGCGATCGCGAAGTCGCTCGCCGAACATCTCGGCGTCGGCGTCGACGTTCACGTCGGCGAGCGCGCGGAGCCCGCCGCGAGCGCCGACCCGCCGGCGGTCGACTACCCGCTCGACGACGACCTCGGCCCGACGGACCGCGAGCGCGCGCTCCGGGAGGAGATCGACGACATCCTGGAGGGCGGTCCGGAGAAGTACCGCCAGCGACTCCCGGAGCAGGGCAAACTGTTCGTCCGCGACCGGCTCGACCTCTGGTTCGGCGGCGAGGGCGGCACGCGGGGGGCCGGCGACGCGAGCGCGACCGACGGCGACCCCGCGGGACTCCACTTCGAGGACGGGAAGTTCGCCGCCTTCGACGACTGGCACCCGAACGCTCCGACAGGCGACGAGGAGGACGCGGCCACCGACGACCGGCTCCCCGGCGACGGCCTGCTCACCGGCGCGGCCGAGTTCGAGGGTCGCGACGTTCACTTCATGGCCAACGACTTCACCGTGAAGGCGGGGTCGATGGCGGCGAAGGGCGTCGAGAAGTTCCTCCGGATGCAACAGCGCGCGCTGAAAACCGGGAAGCCGATCCTCTACCTGATGGACTCCTCGGGCGGTCGGATCGACCAGCAGACCGGCTTCTTCGCCAACCGCGAGGGGATCGGGAAGTACTACTACAACCACTCGATGCTCTCCGGCGCCGCCCCACAGATCTGCGTCTTGTACGGCCCCTGTATCGCCGGCGCCGCCTACACGCCCGTCTTCGCCGACTTCACCGTGATGGTCGAGGGGATGTCGGCGATGGCCATCGCCTCGCCGCGGATGGTGAAGATGGTCACCGGCGAGGAGATAGAGATGGACGACCTCGGCGGCCCGCGGGTCCACGCCGAGGAGTCCGGCTCCGCGGATCTCGTCGCCCGCGACGAGGAGCACGCCCGCGAACTCGTCGCCGACCTCGTCGGCTACCTCCCCGACAAGGCGGGCGAGAAGCCCCCGAAACGGGAGCCGAAGCCCCCGAAGTTCTCGCCCGAGGGGATCGACGAGCTGATCCCCGCCTCGCCGAACCGACCCTACGACGTCCGCGACCTCCTCGACCGGATCGCCGACGCGGAGTCCGTCTTCGAGCTGAAGGAGGGGTACGGCTCGGAGATCGTCACGGCGTTCTGTCGGATCGACGGCCGGCCTGTCGGCGTCGTCGCCAACGACCCCACGGTTCGCTCGGGCGCCATCTTCCCGGACGCGGCGGAGAAGGCGGCGGAGTTCATCTGGACCTGCGACGCCTACGAGATCCCCCTGTTGTACCTCTGTGACACGCCGGGGTTCATGGCGGGGTCGGGAGTCGAGAAGGACGCGATCTTAGAGAAGGGCAAGAAGATGATCTACGCCACCTCCTCGGCGACGGTCCCGAAACAGACCGTCGTCACCCGGAAGGCGTACGGCGCGGGCATCTACGCGATGGGCGGCCCCGCCTACGACCCCGAGAGCGTGATCGGGCTCCCGTCCGGCGAGATCGGTATCATGGGGCCGGAGGCCGCGATCAACGCCGTCTACGCCCGGAAGCTCGCCGCGATCGACGACCCCGAGGAGCGCGCCGAGACCGAGGCGCGCCTACGCGAGGAGTACCGCGAGGATATCGACATCCACCGGATGGCCAGCGAGGTCGTCATCGACGAGATCGTCGCGCCCTCTTCGCTCCGCGAGGAACTGGCCGCGCGCTTCGCGTTCTACGAGGATGTCGAGAAGGACCTCCCGGACAAGAAGCACGGCACGGTGTTATAA
- a CDS encoding 50S ribosomal protein L2, producing the protein MGRRIQGQRRGRGGPTFRAPSHRYKAELSHKKLEDVDTITGEIVGIEHDPARSAPLAEIEFEDDDRRLVLAPEGVRVGETIQVGVSAEIKPGNTLPLAEIPEGVPVCNVESNRGDGGKFARASGVSATLLTHDRDVAVVQLPSGEVKRLDPQCRATIGVVAGGGRTEKPFVKAGNKHHKMKARGTKYPRVRGVAMNAVDHPFGGGGRQHPGQPKSVSRDAPPGRKVGDIASKRTGRGGNK; encoded by the coding sequence ATGGGACGACGAATCCAAGGACAGCGGCGTGGACGCGGCGGCCCGACGTTCCGGGCCCCCTCCCACCGCTACAAGGCGGAACTGTCGCACAAGAAGCTCGAAGACGTGGACACGATCACCGGCGAAATCGTCGGGATCGAACACGACCCCGCTCGCTCGGCTCCGCTCGCGGAGATCGAGTTCGAGGACGACGACCGTCGGCTCGTGCTCGCGCCGGAAGGCGTGCGCGTGGGCGAGACGATTCAGGTCGGCGTTTCGGCGGAGATCAAGCCGGGGAACACGCTCCCGCTGGCCGAGATCCCCGAGGGTGTCCCGGTCTGTAACGTCGAGAGTAACCGCGGCGACGGCGGGAAGTTTGCGCGCGCCTCCGGCGTGTCCGCGACGCTTCTCACCCACGACCGCGATGTCGCGGTCGTTCAGCTTCCCAGCGGCGAAGTGAAGCGCCTCGACCCGCAGTGCCGCGCCACGATCGGCGTGGTCGCCGGTGGCGGTCGGACGGAGAAACCCTTCGTCAAGGCCGGTAACAAACACCACAAGATGAAAGCGCGCGGGACCAAATACCCGCGCGTGCGCGGCGTCGCGATGAACGCCGTCGACCACCCCTTCGGTGGGGGCGGTCGCCAACACCCCGGCCAGCCGAAGTCGGTCTCGCGGGACGCCCCGCCGGGACGGAAGGTCGGTGACATCGCATCCAAGCGCACCGGACGAGGTGGCAACAAATGA
- a CDS encoding 50S ribosomal protein L3, which produces MPQPSRPRKGSLGYGPRTRADREVPRIRSWPDDDGAPALQGFAGYKAGMTHVVMVNDEANSPREGMEESVPVTVVETPPMYAVALRAYEQTPYGKKPVEEVWATEFHEELDRALDLPAEDTFEEDADELRALLDEGAVDDVRVITHTVPSELQNVPKKKPDVMETRVGGGSLEERVDFGLDLVAEGGAHEFGDVFRAGQYTDVSGITKGKGTQGPVKRWGVQKRKGKHARQGWRRRIGNLGPWNPSRVRSTVPQQGQTGYHQRTELNKRLIDFGEGDDASVDGGFVNYGEVDGDYALIKGSLPGPDKRLLRFRPAIRPNDQPRLDPEVRYVSTASNQG; this is translated from the coding sequence ATGCCACAACCAAGCCGACCACGAAAAGGCTCGCTGGGCTACGGCCCGCGTACCCGCGCAGACCGAGAGGTCCCGCGCATTCGATCGTGGCCCGACGACGACGGAGCCCCAGCACTGCAGGGGTTCGCCGGCTACAAAGCCGGTATGACGCACGTCGTTATGGTCAACGACGAGGCGAACTCGCCGCGTGAGGGAATGGAAGAGTCCGTTCCCGTCACCGTCGTCGAGACGCCGCCGATGTACGCCGTCGCCCTGCGCGCCTACGAACAGACGCCGTACGGAAAGAAGCCGGTCGAAGAGGTATGGGCGACCGAGTTCCACGAGGAGCTCGACCGCGCGCTCGACCTCCCGGCGGAAGACACCTTCGAGGAAGACGCCGACGAACTGCGTGCGCTTTTAGACGAGGGCGCGGTCGACGACGTCCGCGTCATCACCCACACCGTCCCCTCGGAGCTCCAGAACGTTCCCAAGAAGAAGCCCGATGTCATGGAGACGCGCGTCGGCGGCGGCTCCCTCGAGGAGCGCGTCGACTTCGGACTCGATCTGGTCGCCGAGGGCGGCGCCCACGAGTTCGGTGACGTCTTCCGCGCCGGTCAGTACACCGACGTTTCGGGCATCACGAAAGGGAAAGGGACCCAAGGCCCCGTCAAGCGATGGGGCGTTCAAAAGCGGAAGGGCAAACACGCCCGCCAGGGATGGCGGCGCCGGATCGGCAACCTCGGTCCGTGGAACCCATCCCGCGTCCGCTCGACCGTTCCCCAGCAGGGGCAGACCGGCTACCACCAGCGCACCGAGCTCAACAAGCGCCTCATCGACTTCGGCGAGGGCGACGACGCCAGCGTCGACGGCGGCTTCGTCAACTACGGCGAGGTCGACGGCGACTACGCGCTCATCAAGGGCTCGCTGCCTGGTCCGGACAAGCGCCTGCTTCGCTTCCGCCCGGCCATCCGGCCGAACGACCAGCCGCGCCTCGACCCCGAGGTCCGGTACGTATCCACCGCATCCAACCAGGGATAA
- a CDS encoding class 1 fructose-bisphosphatase — MADPASDGGADSTVEAVFDAVAATAPEIRAALPGRRVESGTENASGESVLAGDLYADELLGEAITAVDGVGSFVSEEREAAVDAGGAVGEGAYAVAIDPLDGSSNLRSNNAMGTVVGVYDAPLPATGRDLVAAGYVLYGPITTMVVADASGVREEVVAGDGEGVERSVVEADLRLPDDPLVYGFGGRVPDWPADFTAYAREIEDELKLRYGGAMVGDVNQVLTYGGVFAYPALVDAPDGKLRLSFEANPIAYIIERAGGTATDGEQHILDVEPEGVHDRVPLYVGNEELVERLQAALA; from the coding sequence ATGGCCGACCCTGCGTCGGACGGCGGCGCCGACTCGACCGTCGAGGCGGTCTTCGACGCGGTCGCGGCCACCGCCCCCGAGATCCGCGCCGCGCTCCCCGGTCGCCGCGTCGAGAGCGGGACGGAGAACGCCTCCGGCGAGTCCGTGCTGGCCGGCGACCTCTACGCCGACGAACTGCTCGGCGAGGCGATCACGGCGGTCGACGGCGTCGGCTCGTTCGTCAGCGAGGAGCGCGAGGCCGCCGTCGACGCCGGCGGCGCGGTCGGCGAGGGCGCGTACGCGGTCGCCATCGACCCGCTCGACGGCTCCTCGAACCTCCGGTCGAACAACGCGATGGGCACGGTCGTCGGCGTGTACGACGCCCCGCTTCCGGCGACCGGGCGCGACCTCGTCGCCGCCGGCTACGTCCTGTACGGCCCGATCACGACGATGGTCGTCGCCGACGCGTCCGGCGTCCGCGAGGAGGTGGTCGCGGGCGACGGCGAGGGCGTCGAGCGGTCCGTCGTCGAGGCCGACCTGCGACTCCCCGACGACCCGCTCGTCTACGGGTTCGGGGGGCGCGTCCCCGACTGGCCCGCCGACTTCACCGCCTACGCCCGCGAGATCGAGGACGAACTGAAACTCCGGTACGGCGGCGCCATGGTCGGCGACGTGAACCAGGTGCTCACCTACGGCGGCGTCTTCGCGTACCCCGCGCTGGTCGACGCGCCGGACGGGAAGCTCCGGCTCTCCTTCGAGGCGAACCCCATCGCGTACATCATCGAGCGGGCGGGCGGGACGGCGACCGACGGCGAACAACACATCCTCGACGTCGAGCCCGAGGGCGTCCACGACCGCGTGCCGCTGTACGTCGGCAACGAGGAACTGGTCGAACGGCTGCAGGCGGCGCTGGCGTAG
- the gfo6 gene encoding D-xylose 1-dehydrogenase Gfo6: METALAEYLDGFTRRDWETLDREAVTDPVRVAVVGLGWFAREWALPGIARSAYTEATVVTDIDADAVETVAAEHDVTKVDPDAFRSGAVADAYDAVYVATPNATHLGYVRAAAKQGKAILCEKPLESTLDRARRLVDVCREADVPLMVGYRMQTDPAVRRLRDLRSAGVVGDVVHVHATMSQTMLGELAGDTDQWRLDPELSGGCALMDLGVYPINTTRFVLDEDPVQVSGRTRTRHEAFAGVDEHASFRLAFPDGVDALCTVSQNAEHASRLEVTGTDGRLILDPAFYEREDRGFAVVRDGTRVDVDFEQVHQIEAEFAYFGHQLLAGEPFHPDGDHALTDVRAIDGIYQSAETGEPVDLDTDRS, from the coding sequence ATGGAAACCGCCCTGGCGGAGTACCTCGATGGGTTCACGCGCCGCGACTGGGAGACGCTGGACCGGGAGGCCGTCACCGACCCTGTGAGAGTCGCTGTCGTCGGCCTCGGCTGGTTCGCCCGCGAGTGGGCGCTGCCGGGAATCGCCCGGTCGGCGTACACCGAGGCGACCGTCGTCACCGACATCGACGCGGACGCGGTGGAGACGGTCGCCGCCGAACACGACGTGACCAAGGTGGATCCCGACGCGTTCAGATCGGGCGCCGTCGCGGACGCGTACGACGCGGTGTACGTCGCGACGCCGAACGCGACCCACCTTGGGTACGTTCGCGCGGCCGCAAAACAGGGGAAAGCGATTCTGTGCGAGAAGCCGCTGGAATCGACGCTGGACCGCGCTCGCCGCCTCGTGGATGTCTGTCGGGAGGCCGACGTGCCGCTGATGGTCGGCTACCGCATGCAGACCGACCCCGCCGTCCGCCGGCTCCGTGACCTCCGCTCGGCGGGCGTCGTCGGCGACGTGGTTCACGTCCACGCGACGATGTCCCAGACGATGCTCGGGGAGCTCGCCGGCGACACCGATCAGTGGCGGCTCGACCCCGAACTGTCCGGCGGCTGTGCGCTCATGGATCTGGGCGTCTACCCGATCAACACGACCCGATTCGTTCTCGACGAGGACCCGGTGCAGGTGTCGGGCCGGACCCGAACGCGCCACGAGGCGTTCGCGGGCGTCGACGAACACGCCAGTTTCCGGCTGGCGTTCCCCGACGGCGTCGACGCGCTGTGTACGGTGAGCCAGAACGCCGAGCACGCGAGCCGGCTGGAGGTCACCGGCACGGACGGGCGCCTGATCCTCGATCCGGCGTTCTACGAGCGCGAGGACAGGGGGTTCGCCGTCGTCCGCGACGGCACGCGCGTCGACGTCGACTTCGAGCAGGTCCACCAGATCGAAGCGGAGTTCGCCTACTTCGGCCACCAGCTTCTGGCCGGCGAACCGTTCCACCCGGACGGGGACCACGCGCTCACGGACGTGCGCGCTATCGACGGCATTTATCAGTCGGCCGAGACGGGGGAGCCCGTCGACCTCGATACGGATCGGTCGTAA
- a CDS encoding 50S ribosomal protein L22 — protein sequence MGINYSVEADPETTAKGMLRDRPISVKDSKEISREIKGETVADAEEFLQEVIDEETSVPMRQHNAGAGHRSDIDGWDAGRYPAKASKDFLKLLENVKNNAIEQGFDGEEMIIKHVAPHKVGERPGRNPRAAGATQWNTTLADVELIIEEPEADE from the coding sequence ATGGGAATCAACTACAGCGTCGAGGCCGACCCGGAGACCACCGCCAAGGGGATGCTCCGCGATCGGCCCATCAGCGTGAAGGACAGCAAGGAGATCTCCCGAGAGATCAAAGGCGAAACCGTCGCCGACGCCGAGGAGTTCCTGCAGGAAGTCATCGACGAGGAGACCTCGGTGCCGATGCGCCAGCACAACGCCGGCGCGGGCCACCGCTCCGACATCGACGGCTGGGACGCGGGTCGCTACCCGGCGAAGGCTTCGAAGGACTTCCTCAAGCTCTTAGAGAACGTCAAGAACAACGCCATCGAACAGGGGTTCGACGGCGAGGAGATGATCATCAAACACGTCGCCCCTCACAAGGTCGGCGAACGACCCGGTCGGAACCCGCGAGCCGCGGGCGCGACCCAGTGGAATACCACCCTCGCCGATGTCGAACTCATCATCGAGGAGCCGGAGGCTGACGAATAA
- the rpl4p gene encoding 50S ribosomal protein L4 — MNATVHDLDGGDAGSIELPAIFETAFRPDLIGRAVSAAQANRKQAYGADEFAGLRTPAESFGSGRGLAHIPRSENVARRVPSAVSGRAAHPPKAEKDQTKSLNDKERQLAIRSAIAATADAEQVAERGHAFDEDLDLPLVVSDEFEDLNKTQEALGVLEAVGVDADIERAEEGRSVRAGRGKTRGRKYSQPKSVLVVTSEEPSRAARNLSGVDVATAREVNAEDLAPGAHPGRLTLWTESAIEEVADR, encoded by the coding sequence ATGAACGCAACAGTACACGACCTGGACGGCGGGGACGCGGGCAGCATCGAGCTGCCGGCGATCTTCGAGACCGCGTTCCGACCGGACCTCATCGGTCGGGCAGTCTCCGCCGCACAGGCTAACCGGAAACAGGCCTACGGTGCCGACGAGTTCGCTGGGCTGCGAACCCCCGCGGAGTCGTTCGGCTCCGGGCGCGGGCTCGCACACATCCCCCGCTCCGAGAACGTTGCCCGCCGCGTCCCGAGCGCCGTCTCGGGCCGCGCCGCGCACCCGCCGAAGGCCGAGAAAGACCAGACGAAGAGCCTCAACGACAAGGAGCGACAGCTCGCCATCCGGTCGGCCATCGCGGCCACCGCCGACGCCGAGCAAGTCGCCGAGCGCGGTCACGCGTTCGACGAGGACCTCGACCTCCCGCTCGTCGTGAGCGACGAGTTCGAGGACCTCAACAAGACCCAGGAGGCCCTGGGCGTGCTCGAAGCCGTCGGCGTCGACGCCGACATCGAGCGCGCCGAGGAGGGTCGCTCCGTCCGAGCCGGTCGCGGGAAGACCCGCGGTCGAAAGTACAGCCAGCCGAAGTCCGTCCTGGTCGTCACCAGCGAGGAGCCGTCCCGCGCCGCCCGAAACCTTTCGGGCGTCGACGTCGCGACCGCGCGAGAGGTCAACGCGGAAGACCTCGCGCCGGGCGCGCATCCGGGCCGACTCACGCTGTGGACCGAGAGCGCCATCGAAGAGGTGGCTGACCGATGA
- a CDS encoding putative RNA uridine N3 methyltransferase — translation MRTEDGLTICIPSSVVREAEDDREATRKLGYVARAAAVFRADRLVVFPDGEGERRRGGEYVRTVLGYAATPPGLRKDLWGERDELRYAGVLPPLRVPWRTGSTPSGEESKTQGLVTEVGPEGRVRVNSPLREHPISLLVPSGMEVEQGERVTIRVSSREPVRARITGKPEDGFQVVEADLSEALAGDGLAVATSRHGEELSVSRLGGIVSDAREVGGYTVAFGAPERGLPEMLGLSPDDIRAAVSDGRSVEPDPGFDLWLNTIPAQASEVVRTEEALFVTLGSLTLTE, via the coding sequence ATGCGTACCGAAGACGGACTCACGATATGTATTCCGTCTTCGGTCGTCCGGGAAGCCGAAGACGACCGCGAGGCAACTCGCAAACTCGGCTACGTCGCCCGTGCGGCGGCGGTGTTCCGGGCGGATCGACTGGTCGTCTTCCCCGACGGGGAAGGCGAGCGGCGACGGGGCGGCGAGTACGTTCGGACCGTGCTGGGGTACGCCGCGACCCCTCCGGGGCTCCGAAAGGATCTCTGGGGGGAGCGCGACGAACTCCGGTACGCCGGCGTGCTCCCGCCGCTCCGCGTGCCGTGGCGGACCGGCTCGACCCCTAGCGGGGAAGAGTCGAAAACACAGGGACTCGTGACCGAGGTCGGACCTGAAGGCCGCGTCCGGGTCAATTCCCCGCTGCGGGAACACCCGATCTCCCTGCTCGTGCCCTCCGGAATGGAGGTCGAGCAGGGGGAGCGCGTCACCATCAGGGTCTCTTCGAGAGAACCGGTCCGCGCCCGCATCACCGGGAAGCCGGAGGACGGTTTCCAGGTCGTGGAAGCGGACCTGTCGGAAGCGCTCGCCGGCGACGGCTTGGCCGTCGCGACGTCGCGACACGGGGAGGAACTCTCCGTCTCGCGGCTCGGCGGCATCGTCTCGGACGCGCGGGAGGTCGGCGGCTACACCGTCGCCTTCGGCGCGCCCGAACGAGGGCTTCCGGAGATGCTCGGGCTTTCGCCCGACGACATTCGGGCGGCCGTTTCCGACGGCCGCTCGGTCGAACCCGATCCGGGGTTCGACCTCTGGCTGAATACGATCCCGGCACAGGCGAGCGAGGTCGTCCGAACGGAGGAGGCTCTGTTCGTGACTCTCGGCTCGCTCACACTCACGGAGTAA
- a CDS encoding 50S ribosomal protein L23 yields MNSIIEHPIVTEQAMNEMDFKNKLLFLVDIDATKPEVREEVQDRYDVSVTNVNTQVTPQGAKKATVTLSADDDATEIASRIGVF; encoded by the coding sequence ATGAACTCCATCATCGAGCATCCGATAGTCACCGAGCAGGCGATGAACGAGATGGACTTTAAGAACAAGCTGCTGTTCCTCGTCGACATCGACGCGACCAAACCCGAGGTCCGCGAGGAAGTGCAGGACCGGTACGACGTCTCCGTCACCAACGTGAACACGCAGGTGACTCCGCAGGGAGCCAAGAAGGCGACTGTCACGCTCTCCGCGGACGACGACGCGACCGAGATCGCATCGCGCATCGGGGTGTTCTAA
- a CDS encoding aldo/keto reductase has translation MTVPTKTLPSGAELPALGLGTYDLGDHTADSVRAALDAGYAHIDTAEGYHNEAAIGEALAEYDRDEVFLTSKVLAKNLNYESVIESCEASLDRLGTGYLDLYLIHWPNPAISLRETLQAMAELHDRGLVRDVGVSNFSAYQLSCAHHVADVPIAVNQIEYHPWFQRPDLVDYCHESDTVIEAAAPLARTAVFDDEVVADLAETYDKHPAQVVLRWALDNDVVALPRSATPEHVRANADLDWELDAADRRRLDGRDRDEPVYDTPARDWTSDVYGIEQ, from the coding sequence ATGACCGTTCCAACCAAGACGCTCCCGAGCGGCGCCGAGTTGCCGGCGCTCGGACTCGGGACGTACGACCTCGGCGACCACACGGCAGACAGCGTCCGTGCGGCGCTCGACGCCGGCTACGCCCACATCGACACCGCCGAAGGGTATCACAACGAGGCGGCGATCGGCGAGGCGCTCGCCGAGTACGACCGCGACGAGGTGTTTCTCACCTCGAAGGTGCTCGCGAAGAACCTCAACTACGAGTCGGTGATCGAGTCGTGTGAGGCCTCGCTCGACCGACTCGGCACCGGCTATCTCGATTTATACCTCATCCACTGGCCGAACCCGGCAATCTCGCTGCGCGAGACGCTGCAGGCGATGGCCGAACTCCACGACCGGGGGCTCGTCCGCGACGTCGGCGTCTCGAATTTTAGCGCCTACCAACTCAGCTGCGCGCACCACGTCGCGGACGTGCCGATCGCGGTCAACCAGATCGAGTACCATCCCTGGTTCCAGCGCCCGGATCTCGTCGACTACTGCCACGAGTCGGACACCGTGATCGAGGCCGCGGCCCCGCTCGCGCGGACGGCGGTGTTCGACGACGAGGTCGTCGCCGACCTCGCCGAGACGTACGACAAACACCCCGCGCAGGTCGTGTTGCGGTGGGCGCTCGACAACGACGTGGTCGCGTTACCGCGGTCGGCGACCCCGGAACACGTCCGGGCCAACGCCGACCTCGACTGGGAGCTCGACGCCGCCGACCGGCGGCGACTCGACGGGCGCGACCGCGACGAACCGGTGTACGACACCCCGGCGCGCGACTGGACGAGCGACGTGTACGGGATCGAGCAGTAG